The region AGCTTTACTCGTGCTTAAAGAAGTAAAAGGCGTAGGAATAATTTACCTTGACGATAAAGATGTGATTCGCCATAGATTGGTGAAAAAGATTATTTCAGCCTATAAAGAAATTGAACATACAGAATAAGTTACTTCCGGATAAATCCGGGAAGCATTAAGAATAAATAATTTACATCTCGGGAAAAGTCCCGGAACATTTAAATCTCGATTATCGAGTAAAATCCTATTTCAATTTTTTATAAAATTCAGTTTCCAAAATTCAGAATAGATTCTAATGAACAATACCATTATAAAAACCGATTTCAATTTTCCAGGCCAAACCGATATTTACAAAGGTAAAGTGCGGGATGTTTATACTTTAAAAAATAATAAACTCGTAATTGTAGCAACTGATAGGCTTTCGGCTTTTGATGTGGTAATGCCAAAGGGTATACCTTACAAAGGCCAGATCCTTAATCAAATTGCCACAAAAATGATGGAAGCCACACGCGACCTTGTACCCAACTGGCTGGAAGCCACTCCAGATCCTAATGTTGCGGTTGGCCAGGCTTGCGAGCCTTTTAAAATTGAAATGGTAATTCGCGGTTATCTTGCCGGCCACGCTGCCCGGGAATACAAAGCCGGGAAACGTATGCTGTGTGGGGTAGAAATGCCTAACGGAATGAAGGAGAATGATAAATTCCCGGAGCCAATTATTACTCCTGCAACCAAAGCTGAACAGGGCGATCACGATGAAGATATTGCTAAAGAGGAAATTCTAAAACGTGCTATTGTTTCTAAAGAAGATTACGAAATTCTTGAAAAATACACCCGAAATCTTTTTAAACGCGGAACCGAAATTGCCGCAAAGAGAGGATTAATTTTAGTTGATACCAAATATGAATTTGGTAAAAATGCTGATGGGGAAATTGTTTTAATAGATGAAATTCATACTCCCGATTCTTCTCGATATTTTTATGCCGATGGTTACCGGGAAAGACAGGACAACGATGAGCCACAAAAACAACTATCTAAAGAGTTTGTGAGACAATGGCTTATTGAAAATAACTTCCAGGGAAAAGACGGTCAAATTCTACCAGAAATGAGCGATGAATATATCGAATCGGTTTCTGAGCGTTATATTGAATTATACGAGAAAATTACCGGAGAAGCTTTTGTGAAAAGTGATATCAGTAATATTGAAACGCGTATTGAAAAGAATGTACTGGAGTATTTGAAATAAGAGTTTTAAAGCTCATAATTACGTCAATCTGAACTTGTTTCAGATTCTAACATCTTAGATCCTGAAACAAGTTCAGATTGACGGTTAAGAGGTTTTTATTACTAACCCCTAAGAAAACTGGTATCCAACCAACCGGGGATCGGTTAGGGTATCCTGGCGTTGCAGCCATTGTATGCTAATAGAAATATAATCCAGCTCATTATTTACCCTGCCGTAGCATTTGTAAATTCCTTTGCTTCGTAACGGATATTTTTCTGCGGTTACGGGGAATTGCACAGTATCGAAGACATCACCCTTCTCATCAAAAAAAGTCCCAAAATACATATATTTTCCGTTAGAAGTTCCGGTTTTTTTGGCGGTGATAAGGGCGCCATAGATCAATATTTCCTTTCCCACATAATGTTTTAGATCTTTTGCTCTTACCGATTTTTTAATAGGACTTTTAAGCAATTTAAAATGCGAACAAAGCGGAAAACCCAATAATTCCATCTGGTCAAAAGCTTCTATTAATGCTGAATATTGAAACTGCGGAAGTTCAAAATCCCGGTGAGCGGTATTAAATAACTTTTCCTGTTTAGCTACCGGTTTGGAGGCATTCAGTTTAAAATGAGCTTTCCATAGTAAATGATGTTTATCTATTTGTGTGAATCTAAAAGCATCTATTTTCAGCAAAATACTTAGTTGTTCTATAGAAATAGAAGCGCGATCTATAAAATCATCAAACGACTTGAAAGCTCCAAAAAACTGCCGGTTTTCCAGAATTTGCTGCACGGTTTTAGTCTCCAATTCTTTGATATAGCCTAATCCTAAATAAATATCTTTTCCAAAAATACTGTTGGGATGATCGCTTTTATTGATACAGGGTGGATATACCTTTCCACCGCATTTTCTAATTTCCTGGATATAAGTTTCTACACCATAAAATCCGCCACCATTATTAAGCGCAGCTACCATAAATTCCAGCGGAAAATATTTCTTTAAATATAAACTCTGGTAACTCTCCACCGCATAAGAAGCCGAATGCCCCTTTGGAAATGCATAGCCGGCAAAAGAAGAAATTTGCTCCCAAACCTCATCAATAATCTTATCGCTATAATTTTTTTGCCTGCAATTTTCCCTGAATTTCGCTTCAATTCGCTGCATCTGGCCTTTAGAGGTTTTCTTACCGCTCATTCCCCGGCGCAACACATCGGCATCTTCAAAACTAAGTCCGGCGAATTTATGGGCTACTTTCATCACGTCTTCCTGATACACCATAACTCCGTACGTGTCTTCCATAATTTCCAACATCACGGGATGAGCCTGTTTTCTTCGTGCGGGATCACGATGCCGTTTTATGTATTCTTCTTTCATCCCACCGCTGGAAATACCGGGCCTGATTATAGAACTCGCAGCCACTAAATTCAAATAATTATCGGTTTGCAGTTTGGTGAGCAGGCCGCGCATTGCCGGAGATTCTACATAAAAAACCCCCAAGCAATCCCCGGTTCTCAAGAGATTATTGATTTCCGGGTCTTTTTTAAAAAGTTTAATATTTTCAATATCCTTAATTTCAGCATTTGGTTGATTTTCCTTTACAATTTCAATCGCATCAGTGATTTTCGAAAGTCCGCGTTGGGCAAGAATATCAAATTTATGAATCCCAACTTCTTCCGCTATATTCATATCTATCTGGATGGTTTCAAAACCTTTGGGCGGTAAAAAAGTAGCGGCATAATTATAAACGCTATCATTCAGAATCAAAATCCCGCCGGAATGCACGCTTAAATAATTAGGAAACCCTTCAATTAAAGCACTATAACGCAACACCAACTTCTCCAGTTTATCCAGCTCATTTATACTAAAAAATCCTGCCGAAAGTTTATCGATATTTTCTTTGGGCAAACCAAAAACCTTCCCTAATTCCCGGGCAACCGCACGGCGTTTAAAGGTTACGTAAGTTCCCATTAAAGCGGTAAACTCGTATTTTTTGAAAATAAAATCGGTTACCTCGTTGCGGTCTTTCCAGGAGAAATCGATATCAAAATCGGGGGGAGAACTTCGACTTTCATTGATAAAACGTTCAAAATAAAGGTCCAGCTCAATGGGATCTACATTGGTGATTCCAATAATGTAAGCAATAATAGAATTGGCGCCACTCCCCCGCCCTATAAACGGAAAATTCTTAGTGCGCGCATAACTCACAATATCATAATTGATCAAAAAGTAAGAAACAAATCCAAGTTTGATAATGGCATTCAACTCTTTTTCTACCCGTTCCAAAACCTTTTCACTTATCTTGGGATAACGTTTTGCTAGATTTTCATCGCATAATTTCTTTAATCGTTCCTCATCAGCTTCGGGAGTTTTTCCTGATACCAGTAAATTTCGGTTTTGGGTTTTCCCGAATTTGAAATCTACCCGGCAGGATTTTACCAACTGTCGGGTATTTTCTAAAATATGCGGATAATCTTCAAATTCCGAAGCGATAATTTCTGAAGACAACATTTGATGAGAAAAAGAACCCTGCTCGCTTTCGGGAAGCTGACTAAGTAAAACATTATTATCTATGGCCCGCAACAACCGGTGTGCGTTATAATCGCGCTTATTTCTGAAACTCACGCTTTGTTGCAAGACCAGTTTCTCCTTAAATTCCAGGTATTTTGAAAATTTAAGTTTCCGCAGGCTTTCTACAGAAATTCCAATGAATTCATCGTTTCTGAAATTCGTCTTTTTGTGTGCTACTACTTTTTCGAAAGGATAAATAATAAAACAATCAGGTAATTCTGGAGCTTCAGGTTTAAAATCTTTTTTTGAATGAAGCTGCTGTGATAAATGCTCGTTCAACTGCCTGAAACCTTCATTATTTTTCGCAAGTCCTACATATTGTTGCTCGGCTCCATTTCTAAAATCAATTCCCACTTTTGGTTTTAACCCATATTCCGAAGCTATCTTTATAAAATTTAAGCAAGCCGAAGTATTATTAATATCGGTAAGCGCTAAAGCTTCAACTTTAAATTCCCGGGCGAGTTCACAGAGTTTTTCTACCGAAAAAGTCCCGTAGCGCAGCGAATACCAGGTATGGCAGTTTAAATAGATCATTATTGTTTTCTATGCGCCAACACAATTGGCGGTTCACCGTTAAACGGATTTCCCATGCGGCCAATGGTTTTTGTTCCCATTGTCACCGCGCGCATCACGCTATGTTCTCCAAAACGCTCTTTAATTTTATCTATAGAATTATATAAATTCAGCATTTCTTCAGAATCATCAAACAGGTTAATCTGGTAATTTCCACCTACAAGTCCGCTGAATTTCACACCGATTAACCTAATCAACAACCGACGCGAATAGAGTTGCTTAAAGAGCATTTCAACTTTAGGAATAAGAATATGATCGGCACTGGTATATGAGATTTTCACCTGTTTAGAATGTGTTTGATAATCTGAATACCTGATCTTCACACTTACCACACTGGTGAGCTTATTACCCCGCCGTAGCTGATAAGCCAGGCTCTCTGCCATTGCTACCAAAGTGGCGTGCAGGCGTACCATATCTATAGTATCTCGCCCAAAAGTGCGCTCGGTAGAAATAGATTTTCTTTCGTGATACGGGATAATTGGCGTATCATCAAGACCGTTAGCACGTTTCCAAATAGTTCTTCCGGCTTTTCCTAAAACGCTTTCCAACATTTCCACCGGCATTTCCTGGATGGTCTTTATCTCTCTAACGCCTAAATTCAGAAGTTTTTGAAAAGTCTTATTCCCAACCATCGGGATCTTATTCACACTTAAAGGAGCGAGAAAAATCTTCTCATTTCCATGTGGAATTACAATTTCTGCATTAGGTTTAGCTTCTCCCGTAGCGATCTTGGAAACCACTTTATTTTGTGATAATCCGAAAGAAATTGGCAAGCCGCTTTCCTTTATAATTGTCTGTCTCAACTCACTGGCAAATTGATTGATGCCGAAAAATTTATCCATCCCACTCAAATCGGCATAAAACTCATCAACACTGGCTTTTTCAAAACTGGGCACCTGGCTTTTGATGATTTCAGTCACCACGTGTGAATGCTTGGTGTAAGTACTGGCATTTCCTTTAATTACCGTAGCTTGCGGACAAAGCTGCCGGGCTACTTTCATTGCCATCCCGGAGTGTACTCCAAATTTTCTCGTTTCATAACTACAGGCCGCCACTACCCCACGATCTCCCATTCCACCTACGATAAGTGGTTTACCATTCAATTCAGAATTTTGCTTACGTTCTACCGAAACAAAAAATGCATCGAGATCCAGATGTAAAATAGACTTATTCTTCATATTTGGATTATTTCCTTTTTATAGGATATTTTCCAAAATTATAAAATATTTGAACTCAAAATTATTCTGCCTCGTTAAATTTTGAAAAGAATTTTTCGGCTTGATTATTCTGAAAAAGTCAAAATAAAAGCCCTTTTATTATTAAAATCTAACAGCCTAAAGTTTATAGTTTTAGTAGTTTTGCCGACTTAAAAGTACCAAGCCTGAAGTATGACGAAAATATTCAGAAGATTATCTTTCTTTATTCTAATCATGATGCAGTTTGCATTTTTGTTCGCTATATTTTTTGATAAGATGAATGCTCCCCTCGTACTTTTATTTTTGGGGATAATTTCGGTATTAATAAGTCTTGCTTATTTTAAAGCGCCACGGCAAGAAGAAAGGTATTTTATAAAAGATCTTTATCTTATTCTTTTTGCGGTGACCGGTGCCCTAAGCACATTTTTTATAAATATTGAACTTAAATTTGGCCCGGTACTTGCCGCTGGCTTTATAGGAACCCTGGCTTCTTTTGTGCCGTCAATAAACAGAAAATCAAATCTTTTAAAAGAAGCGCCACCCGCCATTTACTGCGGTGCTTTTGTGGGAATGACTTCAGCCAGTGTAGCGCCCAATTTAAAATTTATTCTACTGGCCGGTATTATCGCAGGTAGCATTCTTATTCTTTCTAAAAATATTTTTAACGGATTTGGTGGTAAACTGGGAACTATCGCTTTTGGTAGTATTGCCATCACTTCAGCCATTTTATATACCCTGTTTTAATGGAAATAAGCATTCTTTTTCTCACCGGTATTATTTCTGCCATCCTAACTTATGTAGTTAATAACAAGTACAAGCAGGGTGCTGTTCGTGCTTCAGCAAGCCTCTCGCTTTTGGTGGGTTTATTTTTCTATTCTTTTCCTGATATTTTTAATCCATATTTAACCAAAAACATCCCTATAGTTTTTATTGGCGCTACTTTTATAGGAATGGTTTCTTCCAAAATACTTCCCAGCTATTTATTGGTAGGTTTTTCAGGATTTATCTTTTCTATTATCTACCTAAATGCGAGTCCGTTTTTTAAAGGTTATGGCGGCGCTTTGGGTACTACTGCAGCTATTTCTGTATTGGTCTCTTTAAGCCTGGCTGTGGTTTCGAAAAGTGAAAAAATGAAGAAGATTAAAAATTACAGACCTTCCAGAAAGAATAAATAATTTCATAACTTAGGCTCCAGCCATAAACCGCCCATCGAAATAAGAAATATTCCAAAAAACCACAACGGATTAATGGCAATTGGCATTTTCACCGACTCTTCTTCTAAGATTTCCTGCTGAAAAAATCTATTATTTTCCTGTGAGGTTTGGTAAGATTTTAAAGCCTGCCAGTCCTTAGCTTGATGAACAAAATATTTAAAAACCGAAGTAGAATCTTGTTCCATTTTTAATTCCTGCCATCCTGCTTTCTGCGGATAGGTTTTACCGCTCCATAATTCCTGATTATTTAAATCCTGCTTTAACGGAATTAAATGTCCATTTTCATTGCTTACTCTTAGATTTTCTACTGAAGTCCTTATCTGAAACTCAAAAGCTTGATCTTTAAATGCGAAATCGGTTTTCGCTTTCCAGGATGCCGTGGCCGAAGTTCTCTTACTTATTTGTTCCATCAGCTGAGACCAAACCAGTTGATAAGCTTCCTGTTTACCTTCCAGTTGTAATTGCCAGGTATTTTCTAACAAAGTGGTACCGATCCTGCCCTGCCCTAATCGTTTATAGCCACTTAAAATTGACGAATTTGAACTATGAATTTTTTCCAGACCAAATTCATCTTTTAGCTGAAAAGGTTGTTTAGCAGTAGTAGTTTCTGAAAGATTATCCAACTCAGTTTCTGTAGCTGAAACCCGTTCTAATTCAAAAACTGAAAAATCACCTAAGGAATTCAGCGTATTAGCTTCTCCCAATATAAAAAGCCCCAAACCGGTTTCCCGAATTGAATTTTGCAGCGCACTATTTTCTGCGGAAGAGAGATTACGAATAGCTCCGGAATCTGAAATAAGCAGATCAAAATCTTCTGAAATTCCTGCGTTTAAATTTCCTAAACTCGTGTTTTCGGTATTAAAAAATTCGAATTTAAATCGTCCGGTAGTAATCCGGTTTTTCACCACCAGTTCGTGTCCAGATTCGGCTAAAAAGTTTTTTAGGTATTTGATCTCAAAAGTTGGGAAACTATTCAAAATAAGAATTCGTAAAGCTTCTTCTTTAGTTACTTTTACCGGCAAGGCATTGTTGCTTAAAATTTCTCCTAAAGAATCCTTTAAAGTGATATTAAAAACATAATTCCCGGCAACTTTTAATTCGGTTTCCAGGTTAAAGTTCTTATTTTCTTTTGAAGTAAAAACAATCGAATCCACCGCAGTTCCCCCGGCATCCTCTAAAACCAGGCGATTTCCTAATTTTGTTTTTAAAAATCTCCCCTGAACCTTAATTTTATTTCCAACCTGATTTTTCGGATTATAATTGAGCTTTACAATTCCTGCAACAGTATCACCCGGCAAATAAGTGACGGGTAGCTCTTTAAATTGATTTAAGTCATAGGCGCTAATTCCCTGGCCCAATACAAAGATTTGTTTTGAAGTTTTCAATTCAGGCAAAACCTCGTCTTTTCGATAATCAATTACTTTTATTTTTCGATATTCCTTTTTCAGACTATCTAACTGATTTTGTTTATAACCTTGAGTAAGAATTAAAACATTCCCTTCCCTAACTTCCTGAGGAATTGCCGGTTTTATAGCAATAAGCGCCAAAGAAGAAACCGCTAAAATTGCCAGGAAAATTTTGAAAAAAAAACGTTTTTTTCCAGCTTGTGACCATTCTTTCCAAAGAAAAATCAACAGTAAAATAAGGCAGCAGACAAGTACCGGCCAGAACCATGAAGCATTTAAAAAAGTGAGATTATTGCTCATTCAATTCCAGTTCTTTCAATAATAAATCGTTGATTTTTCCGCTAAAACCGGTCCTTTTTTGCGGTTTAGCATTAGCTTTTGGCAGTGCCTTCAACAAGCCTTTTTGTGTTTCAATTATAATTTCTTTTGCGATTTGTTGCTCTTCAGAAAGTTGTTTTAATTGCTGTAAAACCTTTAGATACCTACCGGGTTCAGCTATGGCTTTTTCGGCAAGTTCATTTCCCGCCTTTTCAAACAACTCCCGATCGCTTTCTGTAATTTTTGAATTTGAAGTTTTTAATTCTTCTAATCTTAAGACACTTTTCCGCATAAAAAGATATTCATCATTTTCCTTAATTTCTTCATTTTTCCGGTAATTGCCCACCTCGTCAAGCTCTCCCGTAAGCCTTTTATCTTCCTTAATTGGCGGTGGATCAAACCCGATACGATGCACATAAATTCTCGCGCTGTTCTTGATTTCCTGGATAAGCTCCAGGGCCTCATATTGAAAAGGTAGCGATTTTTCGGGCTCGTAAAGTCGTAAATGCAACTCGGCATCCCACATGATATTTAAGGCCTGCCGTAACTTCGCTTTTAAATTATCGGTAAATAAAGTTGAAGATTCAGGATCGCTGTGGTTGTGTAAATATTCTGCCAGGGGATCTTCTTCCTCGCCATCTTCGGCTTCGTGATTATGTTCTTCTTCTACCAAATTATGCTCATTGTCGCCATCGTGATCGTGGGTATAATCTGCTAAAGGATCTTCGTCGGGATCGTGATTTTCTCCTGAAGTCTCACCCCCGGTTTCCATTCCCCCTTCAGCTTCATCCCCCATAAACTGACCATATTTTAACCGAAGCGCTTTTTGATCAAAACCAAGATCATTACTGGTTTTATTAAATTCTTCTTTAGAAAGTTTTCCGCGCTCACTAATTAGTTTTTCGGTGTCGATAATCAATTGCCGCTGACTTCTGAAATAATCGGGCATCAGGTCTACCCCGAATCCGCCATCTACGCCGGGGCCGTAATCTACCGTGTCTTTTATTACCGCAAAATGCGTTTCGCTACGGGCAATGTTGGCTTGGGGCTGTTTAAGGTCGCTGGCTTCTACATAAAAATAAAGCTCGTCCCCTGGCTCCATTTCCATTTTATCCAAATCTATATTTTTGGTCAAATTCAGGCTTTTATTTCCACTTTCAACAGCATTATCAAAACTCAATTTTTCTTCCCTAAATTTTACCGATTCCCCGGTTCCCCTACTTACTGTAGCGATAATATAAGCATTTGCAAGTCCAAAATCGTCGGTTATGGAAGCGCTAAAATTGATGCGTTTTTCATCATCATAATTAAAAGAATTGAATTGCTTTAAACCCTCCAAAATAATCACCGGTGCTTTGTCTTTAGTGACTTCAATCGCATAAAGATCTGAAACATAACTCGCGCCAGCCTTATCGGTAAACCTAAAATTATAGAAACCTGAATTTTCCAAA is a window of Salegentibacter salegens DNA encoding:
- the dinB gene encoding DNA polymerase IV produces the protein MKNKSILHLDLDAFFVSVERKQNSELNGKPLIVGGMGDRGVVAACSYETRKFGVHSGMAMKVARQLCPQATVIKGNASTYTKHSHVVTEIIKSQVPSFEKASVDEFYADLSGMDKFFGINQFASELRQTIIKESGLPISFGLSQNKVVSKIATGEAKPNAEIVIPHGNEKIFLAPLSVNKIPMVGNKTFQKLLNLGVREIKTIQEMPVEMLESVLGKAGRTIWKRANGLDDTPIIPYHERKSISTERTFGRDTIDMVRLHATLVAMAESLAYQLRRGNKLTSVVSVKIRYSDYQTHSKQVKISYTSADHILIPKVEMLFKQLYSRRLLIRLIGVKFSGLVGGNYQINLFDDSEEMLNLYNSIDKIKERFGEHSVMRAVTMGTKTIGRMGNPFNGEPPIVLAHRKQ
- a CDS encoding DNA polymerase III subunit alpha, which encodes MIYLNCHTWYSLRYGTFSVEKLCELAREFKVEALALTDINNTSACLNFIKIASEYGLKPKVGIDFRNGAEQQYVGLAKNNEGFRQLNEHLSQQLHSKKDFKPEAPELPDCFIIYPFEKVVAHKKTNFRNDEFIGISVESLRKLKFSKYLEFKEKLVLQQSVSFRNKRDYNAHRLLRAIDNNVLLSQLPESEQGSFSHQMLSSEIIASEFEDYPHILENTRQLVKSCRVDFKFGKTQNRNLLVSGKTPEADEERLKKLCDENLAKRYPKISEKVLERVEKELNAIIKLGFVSYFLINYDIVSYARTKNFPFIGRGSGANSIIAYIIGITNVDPIELDLYFERFINESRSSPPDFDIDFSWKDRNEVTDFIFKKYEFTALMGTYVTFKRRAVARELGKVFGLPKENIDKLSAGFFSINELDKLEKLVLRYSALIEGFPNYLSVHSGGILILNDSVYNYAATFLPPKGFETIQIDMNIAEEVGIHKFDILAQRGLSKITDAIEIVKENQPNAEIKDIENIKLFKKDPEINNLLRTGDCLGVFYVESPAMRGLLTKLQTDNYLNLVAASSIIRPGISSGGMKEEYIKRHRDPARRKQAHPVMLEIMEDTYGVMVYQEDVMKVAHKFAGLSFEDADVLRRGMSGKKTSKGQMQRIEAKFRENCRQKNYSDKIIDEVWEQISSFAGYAFPKGHSASYAVESYQSLYLKKYFPLEFMVAALNNGGGFYGVETYIQEIRKCGGKVYPPCINKSDHPNSIFGKDIYLGLGYIKELETKTVQQILENRQFFGAFKSFDDFIDRASISIEQLSILLKIDAFRFTQIDKHHLLWKAHFKLNASKPVAKQEKLFNTAHRDFELPQFQYSALIEAFDQMELLGFPLCSHFKLLKSPIKKSVRAKDLKHYVGKEILIYGALITAKKTGTSNGKYMYFGTFFDEKGDVFDTVQFPVTAEKYPLRSKGIYKCYGRVNNELDYISISIQWLQRQDTLTDPRLVGYQFS
- a CDS encoding phosphoribosylaminoimidazolesuccinocarboxamide synthase; its protein translation is MNNTIIKTDFNFPGQTDIYKGKVRDVYTLKNNKLVIVATDRLSAFDVVMPKGIPYKGQILNQIATKMMEATRDLVPNWLEATPDPNVAVGQACEPFKIEMVIRGYLAGHAAREYKAGKRMLCGVEMPNGMKENDKFPEPIITPATKAEQGDHDEDIAKEEILKRAIVSKEDYEILEKYTRNLFKRGTEIAAKRGLILVDTKYEFGKNADGEIVLIDEIHTPDSSRYFYADGYRERQDNDEPQKQLSKEFVRQWLIENNFQGKDGQILPEMSDEYIESVSERYIELYEKITGEAFVKSDISNIETRIEKNVLEYLK
- a CDS encoding tryptophan-rich sensory protein, yielding MSKTGKDILIRFQKRWQLLLWLEVFLYATVAAVFIWFFSFNLLICIFSFGIVFIVAAFLKRPWKIDLQKVSSFIDRKSNKLEYSSGLLLKPTEELSGLAKLQQQKVAKEVEAESKKIQPEHKLGKAAITSVVMITIGFFAFYFGLTENYFSKENEIPKEEIIVFRPTDSTEVKSKAPILKEQQLTINYPGYTGLANSTSSKMDIKAVESSRVTWKLGFEGAVDSVSLESMGRRRPMKENNGTYTGTSVLENSGFYNFRFTDKAGASYVSDLYAIEVTKDKAPVIILEGLKQFNSFNYDDEKRINFSASITDDFGLANAYIIATVSRGTGESVKFREEKLSFDNAVESGNKSLNLTKNIDLDKMEMEPGDELYFYVEASDLKQPQANIARSETHFAVIKDTVDYGPGVDGGFGVDLMPDYFRSQRQLIIDTEKLISERGKLSKEEFNKTSNDLGFDQKALRLKYGQFMGDEAEGGMETGGETSGENHDPDEDPLADYTHDHDGDNEHNLVEEEHNHEAEDGEEEDPLAEYLHNHSDPESSTLFTDNLKAKLRQALNIMWDAELHLRLYEPEKSLPFQYEALELIQEIKNSARIYVHRIGFDPPPIKEDKRLTGELDEVGNYRKNEEIKENDEYLFMRKSVLRLEELKTSNSKITESDRELFEKAGNELAEKAIAEPGRYLKVLQQLKQLSEEQQIAKEIIIETQKGLLKALPKANAKPQKRTGFSGKINDLLLKELELNEQ